The segment CCGACGCCCAGATCGCCAAACTGCTGGGCACCACCAAGTCGACGATCGACAGCGTGCGCAACCGCACCCACTGGAACAGCCCCAACATCAAGCCGGTCGATCCGGTGACCCTGGGCCTGGTCGGTCAGTTGGTCCTGGACGACCTGATCTCCAAAGCGGCCGAAAAGAAGAACCGCGACGACGCCAAAAAGGGCGGACCGGCGCTGGAGCCGATCGCTTCGGAACCCGTCGAGCCGGAATTCGTGCCCGAGGAGCGCGAGCGTCGCACCGCCGAACCCACGGCCGCCTCCGTGTTCGGCAACCGAGAGTAGGTTTACTGCGGGTAGGCCGCGCTGCGCGGCCGGTACCAGCTGGGGGATGCGGGGGGCGCACAGTTCCGCTGCATCCCCAGCCCCTTCAGATAGGCCCGGCGCGACCGCCCGGCCTGGATCGCGGACTGCACATGTCGGCTGTGTTGTTCGGCCCCCGACAGCTGCCGGACCCAGTTCCGCCCGGGAATGAAGTCGGTCACGCTGTTGCGGATCGCATCCAGCGCCGCGCGCGCGGCCGCGTCCTGGGCCCGCTCGCTCATCAGGGTCCCGTCGTCGTGCGGCGGCTCATCGGTGTCCGGACCCAGCGCATCGTTCAGGCGGATGACCTCGGCCGCGATCGTGGTGCACTGGTTCAGGTTGCGGGTGTCATAGGGATTGCCCTCCGCCTGCAGCAGGACGGTGGGGATGAACTCGCGCCTCAGATTGAAGTCGTTCAGCGGGGCCGTGACCGCCGCGCCCACGCCGTCGCGCACCTGGGTCGCCGCCGAACAGCCCACAAGAGCCACGGCCACCAGGGCCGACATGACGCCGAGCTTCACCAAGACCGTACTCCGACCACCCCGTCCCGCACGCTTCCACCGTCATGTCCCGGAAGGCAAGACCGCACCGACGTCACGATCGACCGCGTCGGGCGCGATCGCGCGACAGAATGCGGATGGTACGTCCTCTCGGGCTCGAACCGAGGACCCTCTGATTAAAAGTCAGATGCTCTAACCAACTGAGCTAAGGACGCGCATCGCTGCTGAACGGCGACGCCGTTTCGCGGTTGCGCCTTCTGGTGCATCGCAGCAGCCGGGTCAAGGCCGGTTGCCGCTTTCGTGGATTCAGGCGGCGTTGTGCTCCGGGGCCTCGTCTTCGACGGAGGCGCACGCTTCAGCCAGGGTTTGGGCCAGCAGGACCGGATCGATCGGCTTGGTCAGGAAGGCGTAGACACCCGTCGCGTCCCAGACCGCGCGGTGCACATCCATGGCGTTGGCCGTCAGCGCAATCAGCGGCGTGCTGCGGTTCAGGTCTGACCGCCGGATCTGGGCCGAGGCCTCGAGCCCGTCCATCACCGGCATCTGCATGTCCATCAGTATGGCATCGAACCGCTGGCTCGCCGCGGCCTCGACCGCCTCCGCGCCGTTTTCGACCAGAACGAGATTGCAGCCGTGCGGCTCCAGCAGCAGGGCCAGGATCCGGCGGTTCACGGCGTGGTCGTCCGCCGCCAGGATGATCTTGCCGGCGAGAGAGCCGCTGGTGACGGCCCGACGCTTCGGCTCCGGAATGGCGGCCTCGGCCACCTCGACGGGCAGGGTCAGGGTAAAGGTCGAACCCTTGTTCTCTACGCTTGCGGCAGTCAGCTGCCCGCCCATGATCTCGGCCAGGCGACGGCTGATGGCCAGTCCCAGACCGGTACCGCCGTATTTCCGGGTCGTGCCCGCATCGACCTGTTCGAAACTGTTGAAGATGTTCGCCAGCCGATCGGCGGGAATGCCGCATCCCGTGTCTGCAACCGACACCACCAGGTGACCCGGCCCGGCCTGCCAGTCGACCGAAAGGGTGATGGCGCCATGCTCGGTGAACTTCACCGCATTGGACAGCAGGTTGAAAAGCATCTGCTGCAGCCGCAGGGGGTCGGTGCGAATGCGGGCCGGTGTCCGGTCCGAAATCATCACCTTCAGCCGCACGCTGTTGGCGCTGGCCTTGGGCTCCCACAGCCGGACCAGCGAACCGATCTTTTCGCGCAGATCGATATCGGCCATCTCCAGCTGCATCTTGCCGGCTTCGATCTTGGAAAAGTCCAGCACGTCGTTGAGCAGGCCGACGAGCACGTCACCCGCATCCAGCAGCATGGAGACATGTTCCCGCTGCTGGCGGTCGAGGCGCGTCCGGCGCAGAAGATTGGCGGCCGAGATCACGGCATTCATCGGCGTGCGAATCTCGTGGCTGACGACGGCCAGAAAGTCGGACTTGGCGGCGCTGGCGATCTCGGCCTTTCTGCGTTCGGCCCGCGCCTCGTCATTGGCTTCCTGCATGGCGCGTGTGGTCATGGAGCTCTGGCGGGCGGCGACGATCAGATGGGTCATGTACAGAACGCCACCGATGGCGATCAGCAAGTCCTGGGGCTGGCGCCCCAGAATGGCTCCCATGATCGGCAAACCCAGGAAATAGAGACCGTGAGGGATGACCGCCGACAGCAGCAGCGCTCGCATATGGTGCATATGCAGGCTGACGTGCAGAAGACCTCCGGCCACCTGGATCATGGCGAACAGCCGTCCCGCCTCGCCGGCGGTCATCCACAGATAGGCAGAGATGCCCGAGAAGATGATGACATTCAGGCTGGTGGTGGCACACATCGCCACGCGATAGGCCTGCGTGGGATTGATCTCTGGATTGCGCCGGATGGGTCGGCATACCAGCCAGTCGATGAACTGGCCCACCAGAACCGCCCCGAACCAGACGGCGGGCCAGAAGGATTTCGACAGGAAACAGGCCGTCCCGGCGATGAACAGGGCAAGGGCGATCCGCGTCTTCAGCTCACGAAAGCGAACCTGCGCGATCATGGAATAGCCGTTGGCGGTCATTGCGCACCTCTCTTCACCGAACACCATAAGCTGAAAGAGACGAAGGATTGGTTTCCGTCAGGCTGAACGGGCGTGACCCCGGCGCGGTGTCGCGTTATGGAACGGGCCGGAGCACGGGGCGTTTCGACGCCGATCCGGGGGAGATGCAGATGAAGTCATTGATGTTTGTTGCGGCGATCGGGGTGGCCGCCCTGACCCTGTCGGCCTGTGACGAGCCCTATCGGGAGGAGACCGGGACGGCGTCGCAGCCCATGGAAACGCCGGTTGCGCCGTCAGCGGCCGACCAGACCGCACCCGTCACCGACACGACCGCGCCGACGACGCCATCGACGACCACCCTGCCTGCCGACGAACGGTCTTCGGAACAGTCGGTTCAGCCGGAAAGCGAAACCCTGTTCTATTGAGCCGTTGCCGCAACGTCGTCGCGATCGGGTCTCACAAGCCGCGCCCGTCGACCGCGGGGGTCGACGATGAAGGATAGAGATTGAGGTTGTGTCGTCACCGCTACGCATTGTGCCTGTCGGCCGTCCTCGTGACGGCGTGCGGCTGGCTGGGCGGTGTTGATGACGCCCATGCCGACCCCCGGGCGCAGGTCCGGGGCGATCTGCCCGCCGATCTTCGGACCCGTCTGGTCCAGGCCATCGGCGCAGTCGACGATGCGCCGGGAAACCGTTTCGAGGCCCGACGCCGCGCCCGCGGGGCGATGGAGTCCGCTGAGGCCCTGCTGCGGTCCGAGGGCTACTACCAGTCGATCCTCGAGGACATCGTCGAGGGCGAGGACGCCCCCGTGGCCATCGTCAGCGTGCGCCCCGGCCCCCGTTTCGTCCTGGCCCCCGCGACGATCCAGTGGGTCGCGCCGGAGCCGGAGCCCGAGGTCATCCAGACGGCCCGGACCGACATCGGACTGACCCCCGGTGACCCCGGTCGGGCCGCCGAGGTCGTCGCCGCCGAGGGTCGGATCATCGCCAGCCTGACGCGCGAAGGCTATCCCGACGCCGCCACCCGGCCGCGCCGCGTGGTGGTCGATCATGCCGCCATGACGGTGCAACCGACCTTCAACATCAGCTCCGGTGCCCTGGTGCGTCTGGACGGCGTCCGCGTGGAGACCCGGGGACCGACCAATCCCGAGTGGGTCGCCAACCTGGCCCCCTGGAGCGCGGGCCAGCGCTACGATCCCGAACTGGTCGGCGAGCTGGAGCGACGCCTGCTGGAAACCGGCGTCTATGACGGGGTGGCCGTGGCCCTGACCGGCCCGGACCAGACCACGCCCGACGGCAACCGCCCGATCGTGGTGACCCTGACCGATCGCCCCCGCAGGATCCTCGAGGCCGGTGCCACCTTCTCCACCGCCGAGGGATCGGGGGTCGAAGGTCTGTGGACCTGGTACAACCGCTTCGGTCGAGCCGACACCCTGCGGTTTCAGGCGCGCATCGCCAATGTCGACAGCCGGATCGGGGCCGACCTGTCCCTGCCCCACTGGCGCGCGCCGGGCCAGACCCTGGCCCTGTCCGCCGCCGTCGTGAACGAGGACACCGACGCCTATATCCGCACGGCCGGGGTCCTGTCCGCCGACCTGCGCCAGCGCCTCGGCAAGACGTCCTGGTACAGTTATGGCGTCGGCCTGGACTTCGGCCGATACGACGAAGGCCGGTTCGATCCGGTCACCCGGCTGCCGGTCAGCCTCGATCGCGACCTCGCCCTCTTCACCGGCCGCATCAGCGCCTATATCGATCAGTCGAACGATCCGCTGAACCCCGCGAACGGGTGGCGACTGACCGTCAATATCCAGCCGACCGCCGTGGCGGGCGAGGACACCATCCTGTTTTTGCGCAGCGAGGCCCAGATCACCGGCTACCGGCCGCTGGACCCGCGCAACCGGACGGTCCTGGCAGGCCGCATGAGACTGGGCTCCATCCTCGGCGGCAGCGAGCTCAGCGCGCCGTCCGATCGCCTGTTCTTCTCGGGTGGCGGCGGCTCGGTGCGCGGCTACGAATACCAGGGCGTCGGCCCGCGTCTGCCCGACAACACCCCGCGCGGCGGCATCTCCCTGTTCGAGGTTTCCGCCGAGGTCCGCCGCGATCTGGGCCGGAATTTCGGCGCCGTGGCCTTCATCGACGCGGGATCCATCGGTTTCGACGAAACCCCGGACTTCTCGAACCTGCGCTATTCGGTCGGTGTCGGTGGCCGCTACACCCTGTCCTTCGGCCCCATCCGCGCCGACATCGCCATTCCCCTGGACAAGCGTGAAGGCGACGCCAGCTTCCAGGTCTATGTCAGCATCGGTCAGGCGTTTTGACCGATCCGGGCCCCGAAACGCCCGAGGTCGAGACGCCGACGAAGGCCGAAAGGCGCCGTCGCACGCGCCTTCAGGCCTTTGGCTTCATCGCCGGTCTGGTGCTGGTCGGTCTGGCGGCCCTCGCCCTGATCCTGGCGGTCGGCGGACGGATGTATCTGGTCTCGGGTCCCGGCCGCGATCTGATCACCAGCTTCATCGCCGGCAAGAAGATCAGCCGCTATGGCCGCATAAACGTTGAGGGGTTGACGGGCGACCTGTTCGACGACTTCACCCTGGCGCGCGTCACCGTCACCGACAGGGACGGCGTCTGGCTGGAAGCGAGCGATGTCCGCGTGGACTGGGATTTCTGGCCACTCGTCACACGCCGGTTCCATGCGACCGACATCAGCGCCCGGTCCATCCGCCTGCTGCGCCGCCCGACGCTCGATCCGCCCGACGGCAAGCCGCCGCAGCCCAGCCCCATCGGCGTCGACATCGACCGGTTCTCGGCCGACGTCGAACTTCTAGAAGGCTTTTCGAAGGAATACGGCAAATGGCGTCTGAACGGCGACGCCCTGATCCCGCGTCTCGGCAACAAGTCGGCCTCCCTGAACGCCTACAGCCGGAACCGGCCCGGCGACTATCTGCGCGTCACCACCACCTTCGGCGGCAAGATCGAGGACCTGCGCCTGAACCTTCGCGCCAGCGAGGCCCAGGGCGGTCCCCTGGCCGGGTCGCTGGGCTATTCGCCGGACCAGCCCTTCTCCGCCGTCGCCGTGGTGAATGGAGAGATCGTCAATGCCACCCTCCAGACGGGGCCGTTCGTCCCCCTGACGGTACGGGGCCGCTATGGCGTCGCGGGATCGCGGATCTCCGGCTATTTCGACTTCAGTGGCTCGGATCTGCTGGAGCCCTTCGTGCAGCGGATCGGGCGGACGGCCCGGTTCGGCTTCGCCTCGGTGCCGACGGCCGAGGACGGGAACGTCCAGGGCATGGCCTGGCGGCTGATCGCCGACAATCTGACCTCCAGCGCGCGCGGGATCATCGACCTGAAGACCCAGACGGCCGACGACGGCGTCGCCGTGTCCATCTCCACGGGATCGATGTCCCGGCTGGCGGGCACCACCATCGGCGGGGCAGCGACCTATTCGGCGATGTTCACGGGCGATGCGAAAGTCTGGAAACTCGACGGCAATGTCCGCCTGTCGAACGCCGACATCGCCAGCTATGCGGCCGGCCAGGTGTCCGGCCCGCTCGATTTCGCCGCCGACAACGGCCGTTTCACCCTGGGCGGCGACCTGTCGGTGACGGGCGGTCGCAGCGCCGGGATCGTCGGCGCCCTGCTGGGGTCCCGACCGCGCTTCAAGTTCGCCGCCGCCCGCGCGAAGGACGGCGCGATCCTGCTGGAAGACATCGACGCGCGCGGCCAGGCCCTGACCCTGACCGGCTCGGGCGGTCGCAACCTGCTGGGCGGCCTGGACTTCCGGGGCCGGGCCGAGATCACCGACGTCGGCCGCCTTCGCCCCGGCGCGCGCGGCACATTCGGCGGACCGATCCAGGCGTCCTCGGCCCGATCGGGCGCACCCTGGCGTCTGACCTTCGACGGTCGTGCCGCGCGTCTGGCCACGGGCATGGCCGAGCTGGATCGCCTGCTGGGCGCCACTCCCCGCCTGCAACTGGGCGGTGCCCTGAATGGCGGACGCATCGAGGTCGAGCAGGGCCTGCTGACGGGGGCGGCGGGCCGGGCCAGCGCGAAGGGCCTGATCGAGTCGGCCGGGCGCCTGCGCCTGGCGCTGGACTGGAATGCCCAGGGGCCCTTCGGCGTGGGGCCGGTCGCGATCGACGGAGCCATGACCGGCAATGGTGCCCTGACCGGCACCCTCGCCCGGCCCCGCGCCGACCTGACCGCGACCTTCGCCAGCGTCGCCGCCGGGGCCCTGACCCTGACCGACACCCATCTGATCCTAAGCTTCCGCAAGGGTGCGGACGCCTCGGATGGCCGCGTCGTGCTCACGGCCGGTTCGAACTACGGCCCGGCGACCGCCTCGGGCAATTTCTACCTCGGCGGCAGTGCGCTCCGCCTGACCGACGTCGATCTGAACGCAGGCGGCGTCACCGCCCAGGGGGCCCTGGCCCTGAACAACAATACGCCGTCCAGCGCGGACCTGACCTTCACCGCGCGGCCGGGGGCCTTCCTGACGTCCGGCACGGCGGAAGGCCGCATCCGCCTCACCGACGGTCCGGGCAGCGAGAGCGCCATTCTGGACGTGACCGGCCGCGACCTCAGTTTCTCCGGATCGCCCTATGTGATCCGCCGCATCAGTCTGGACGGACGCGGTACCCTCGACCGCCTGCCCTTCCGCGTCGTCGCCGACGTCGGGGGACCGACCCCGGTCTCCTTCGACGGCACCGGCGTATACGCGCACCAGGACACGGCCCGGAGCCTGACCCTGTCCGGCAACGGTCGCGTGCGCGAGGTGGCCTTCGCCACTCGCAGCCCGGCGGTGATCGCCCTGGCCGGCGACGGTCGGGTGGTCCGCGTCGACATGACGGTCGGCGGCGGCATCCTGCTGGGCGAGATGCGCCAGGATGCCGGAGCGGCCGTGATCCAGGCCGATCTGACCAGCGTCGAACTGGGCTCCATCGCGCCCGATCTCGGCGGCCGGGTCACGGGCCGGGTCTCCCTGCGCGGTTCGGGCGACGACCTGTCGGGCTCCGCCAACGTCACCCTGGCCCAGTTGCGCAGCGTCGATGCCCCGCGCGGCCTGTCGGTCGATGGCTCGGTCAATGCGACCCTGGTCAACAACACGCTGCGCATCCAGGCCAATGCGGCCGGGACCGACGCCGTGCGCGCCACCGCCGATGTCACCCTGCCGGTCGAGGCCTCGGCTGCCCCGCTGCGCCTCGCCATCAACAAGACCCGGCCCATGTCCGGCGAAGTGGTGGTCAACGGACAGATCCAGCCGATCTGGGACGTCTTCTTCGGCGGCGAGCGCACCCTGGCCGGTCAGGTCGACGGTCGCGCCATCCTGAACGGCACGATAAACGCCCCCCTGATCACCGGTCGCCTGAACCTGGCCCAGGGCCGGTTCCGCGACAATGGCACGGGCCTGGTGCTGAACGACGTCACCCTGGCCAGCCGGTTCGACGACACGACGGCGCTGATCCAGACCTTCACTGCCACCGACGGCGCGGGCGGCACCGTCTCGGGCGACGGCCGCATCGGCCTGCGCCAGGGCTCCGGCTCCAGTTTCCAGCTGGCCCTGACCCGTTTCCGGATCATCGACAACGACATCGCCCAGGGGCGCGCGACCGGCCCCCTGACCGTCACGCGCGGGGCCGACGGCAACATCCAGCTGGCGGGTCAGATGGCGATCGACGAGGCCCGGATCGAGGCCAATCCCCCGGTTCCCAGCGGCGTCACCGCCATGGACGTCGTCGAGATCAACCGGGCGGGAGGCGACCCGGCCGGGAGCGATGAGGTCACCACCCATCGCGGGCCCCAGATCGGTCTGGACATTCGTCTGCGCTCGACCGGCAATGCCGTGCGCGTGGTTGGACGCGGCCTGAACGTCTATCTCAGCGTCAATGCGCGGGTGCGCGGCACGGTCGCCCGGCCGACCCTCAGCGGCACGGCGCGGATCGTGCGCGGCGACTATGATTTCGCGGGCAAGCGGTTCGTGTTCGACGATCGCGGCTCCGTCGCCCTGTCCACCGATCCGGCGCGGATCCGGCTGAACCTGGCGGCTGTGCGCGAGGACCCGGCCCTGGCCGCCACCATCCGCGTGACCGGCACCGCCGCCCTGCCCGTCATCGTCCTGACCTCGACACCCCAGCTGCCCCAGGACGAGATCCTGTCCCAGGTCCTGTTCGGCCGCTCGGCCTCGCAGCTGTCGCCGTTCGAGGCGGCGCAGCTGGCAGCCGGGGTGGCGTCCCTGGCGGGCGGCGGCGGCTTCGACGTGATCGGCAATCTGCGCGAACTGGCCGGTCTGGACCGGCTGTCATTCAGTGGCGAGGCCTCGGCCCTGACCGTCTCGGGCGGTCGCTACATCACCGACGACGTCTATCTGGAGATCATCGGCGGAGGTGAAGGCGGCGCGGCCGTCAACGTCGAATGGCAGGTGCGCCGGAACGTGGCCATCAGCTCCCGGTTCGGCGGCCAGGGCGACGCCACCCTGTCGATCCGGTGGCGGCGTCAGTCGCGGGTGCCGGGGGCGGCCGCCGGTGATGACGACCGCCGCCCGAATCGTCCGTCAGATTAGCGGGCGCTTTCCATCTGCAGCCGGTCCAGCCGCCCGATGCCGCGAAGGCCCGCGATCAGCAGGATCAGCTGGACCACCATGACGATCAGCGACAGGGCGATCTGCCATATCGGGGTCGCCGGGATATTGGGCATGGCGCTGGCGATCAGAGGCGTCGCCGCCGTCGATACGATCCCGAAAATCACGAGGACCATGAACAGGATGGCCAGCATCTTGCCGGGGTTCCGCCACTGGACCACGCCAAGGATCAGCTGAAGCGCGGCGAACCCGCCCGCGGTCCACAGCCCGATCTGGACGCTGGCCGCAGCGGAGGCGGCACCCGCCGGATTGGCAGCGCTGGCGGCGTCCACGGCCGCCTGGAGTTCGGCAGGATTGGCCACAGCCCATGCGAGGCTTACGACGCCGACCAGTGCGCCGATGAACATGGCCACTGCGCTGGCCCGTGCCGCGCTTTCGGCCTCGGCCTCGGTGGTGATCGGGCTGCCCGGGTTGAAGGCCTTGATCCAGTCGGTCATCGAAATCCTCCCAAAATGACAAGCAGGCTTTACACTCAATCCGGACGTATCGCAAGCCTTCACCTTTCGGATCGGCCCGGCTAAGGTAAGGCCATGCGGATTCTCCCACAGGATCATGCCGCCCTCGACCTGGTCGGGCGGGGCGCGGCGGTCCTGATCGACCGTGCGGTCGCCTGGTCGAACATCAACTCCGGCAGCGACAATCCCGACGGCCTGAACGAAATCCTGGCCCTGCTGGAGGCCGAGGCCGGCCGCCTGCCCGCCGAGGTCGCCCGCATCCCCACCCAGGGCTTTTCCACCGTCGCCGACGACGGCACCGTCCGCTCCCAGGCCCGCGCCGACGCCCTGAAGATCACCGCCCGCCCCGATGCGCCGATCCAGGTCGTCCTGACCGGCCATTATGACACCGTCTACCCGGCCGACAGCGCCTTCCAGACCGTTGTGAGCCGTGCCGACGGGGCCCTGAACGGCCCGGGCATCGCGGACATGAAGGGCGGCATCTCGGTCATGCTCGGGGCCCTGGCCGCCTTCGAAACCCACCCCGATCGCGACGGCGTGGGCTGGACCGTCCTGCTGTCCCCGGACGAGGAGATCGGCTCGCCCGCCTCCGCCCCCCTTCTGGCCGAACTGGGCGCGCGCGGTCATGTCGGCATGACCTACGAACCCGCCCTGGCCGACGGCACCCTGGCGGGGGCGAGGAAGGGCAGCGGCAATTTCCACCTGATCGTCACGGGCAAGGCCGCCCACGCCGGACGCGCCTTCCACGAAGGCGCCAACGCCGTCGCCGGGGCCGCCATCGTCGCCGCCGCCCTTCACGCCCTGAACGGCCGGCGTGAAGGCGTGACGGTCAACGTCGCCCGCATCTCGGGCGGCGGGGCGCTGAACGTCGTCGCCGACAATGCGGTCGTCCGCTTCAACGTCCGCGTCCCGGATGCCCAGGCCGCCGCCTGGATCACCGACGCCATCGCCGAGATCGTCGCCTCGCCCCCGTTCGACGGCCTGACCCTGGACCTGCACGGCGGCATGACCCGCGCGCCCAAGCCGATGGACGCGTCCCAGACCGCCCTGTTCGAGGCGGTGCGCGAGACCGGTGCCCTGCTGGGCCAGACCATCGCCTGGTCGCCCTCGGGCGGCGTCTGCGAGGGCAACAACCTGCACGCCGCCGGCCTGCCCAATATCGACACCCTCGGCGTCCGGGGCGGCCTGATCCATTCGCAGGAAGAGTTCGCCTGGCCCGACAGCTTCGTCGAGCGGGCGCAGCTTTCGACCCTGATGCTGTGCAAGATCGCGTCCGGAGAGATCGACGCGCTGAAGCTGAAGTCGCTGCGGCTCAATCCTCCCCCATCGGGGGAGGTGGCGCGCAGCGCCGGAGGGGGCCCACCACAGACACCGGAGTCCGGGGTTAGCCCCCTCCACCGCGAAGACGCGGTCCCCCTCCCCCAACAGGGGAGGATCACCTGATGCTCGTCATCCGCCCCGCCGGTCCCGCCGACCTGGATCACCTGCTGGAACTGGCCATCCTCTCCGGCCCCGGTTTCACCAGCCTGCCCGAGGACCCGGACCAGCTGGCCGAACGCCTCGACATCAGCCGCGACAGCTTCGCCGGGACCCTGGCCCCCCAGGCCCGGTGGTACACATTGATGATGGAGGAGACCGACACCGGCGACGTGGACGGCATCGCCTCGGTCAAGGCGGCGGTCGGGCTGAACCGGCCCTTCTTCTCGTTCCGGCTCGTGACCAACGCCTCGTCCTCCCCGTCGCTGGACATCAGGCTGGAGCATCAGACGCTGCAGCTGGTCAACGAATGCACCGGCTGGACCGAGGTCGGTTCCCTGTTCCTGAAGGCGGACCGGCGCAAGGGCGGCGCGGGGCGGCTGCTGTCCCAGTCCCGCTACATGCTGATCGGGACCCAGCCCGACCTGTTCGCCGAGACGGTCCTCGCCGAGCTGCGGGGCGTCTTCACCCCCGACGGCGCCTGCCCCTTCTGGGACCATGTGGCGCACAAATTCTTCCCCATGCCGTTCGACCAGGCGGACATGATGACGGGCTCCACCGACAAGCAGTTCATCCTCGACCTCGCCCCGCGCCACCCGATCTACGTCGCGCTGCTGCCCGAGCCGGCCCGCGCCGTGATCGGCAAGGTCCACCCCCAGGGCGTGGCGGCCATGGCCCTGCTGGAAAGCGAGGGCTTTCGCCCCAACGGCCTGATCGACATCTTCGATGCCGGCCCGACCGTCAGCTGTTCCCGCGACCACATCCGCACCGTGCGTGACGCCCGCCGCCTGACGGCTTCTGTGGTCGACGACGTCGAGGCCGAGCTGCCCTCGCTGGTGTCGACCGACAGCGTCGGCGACTTCCGCGCGGTGCGGGGCCGGGCCGCGATCGACGGCGACACCGTGCGCCTGCCCGCCGAGGTGGCGGAGGCCCTGAAAGTCCGCACGGGCGATGTCGTCAGGGTGAAGTCATGACCCCCTCTCCCCGCTCATCCCCGCGAAAGCGGGGACCCAGTGGTCTGGCGGCTCCGACATTGAGAGATCACGCACGTCGGAATCCGACGCCCCGAGCGTCATGAAAGAACTGGGTCCCCGCTTTCGCGGGGATGAGCGGAGTTGTTTGAATGTCCGAGGGACACCTTTATCTGAACGGGGCCTGGACCGAGGGCGCGGGCGACGGCTTCGCCTCTTTCGATCCGGCGACCGAAGCCCGCGTCTGGCGCGGCAACGAGGCCTCGACCCATCAGGTCGGCGCCGCCGTCGAGGCCGCCCGCGCCGCCTTCCCCGACTGGGCCGACCGCCCGCGCACCGAGCGGATCGCGGCCATGAAACGCTATCAGGCCGCGCTCAAGGCCCGCGCCCCCGCCTTCGCCGAAGCCATCTCCAGAGAGACCGGCAAGGCCCTGTGGGAGACCACGGCGGAACTGGGCTCCATGACCGGCAAGGTCGACCTCTCCATCCGCGCCTATGACGAGCGCACCGGCGAGCGCACGGCCGAGACCGCCTTCGGCCACGCCACCCTGCGCCACCGTCCGCACGGCGTCGCAGCGGTGCTGGGCCCGTTCAACTTCCCGGGCCACCTGCCCAACGGCCATATCGTCCCTGCCCTGCTGGCCGGGGATACCGTCGTGTTCAAGCCGTCGGAGGAGACGCCCCACGCCGGTCAGCTGATCACCGAATGCCTTGAGGAAGCCGACCTGCCCGCGGGCGTGTTCAACCTCGTTCAGGGTGGCCGCGACGTCGGGGCCGCCCTGCTGGACCAGCCCATCGACGCCCTGATGTTCACCGGCTCCGGTGCGGCCGGTGCCCATTTCAGGCGCAAGTTCGCCGACGATCCGCACGTCATCCTGGCGCTGGAGCTCGGCGGCAACAATCCGCTGGTCGTCTGGGATGCCGCCGATGCCGAGGCCGTCGCCGGCCTCGTCGTCCAATCCGCTTTCGTCACCACCGGCCAACGCTGCTCGTGCGCGCGCCGCCTGATCGTGCCCGAGGGGGCGTCGGGCGACGCCA is part of the Brevundimonas sp. AJA228-03 genome and harbors:
- a CDS encoding ATP-binding protein, with amino-acid sequence MTANGYSMIAQVRFRELKTRIALALFIAGTACFLSKSFWPAVWFGAVLVGQFIDWLVCRPIRRNPEINPTQAYRVAMCATTSLNVIIFSGISAYLWMTAGEAGRLFAMIQVAGGLLHVSLHMHHMRALLLSAVIPHGLYFLGLPIMGAILGRQPQDLLIAIGGVLYMTHLIVAARQSSMTTRAMQEANDEARAERRKAEIASAAKSDFLAVVSHEIRTPMNAVISAANLLRRTRLDRQQREHVSMLLDAGDVLVGLLNDVLDFSKIEAGKMQLEMADIDLREKIGSLVRLWEPKASANSVRLKVMISDRTPARIRTDPLRLQQMLFNLLSNAVKFTEHGAITLSVDWQAGPGHLVVSVADTGCGIPADRLANIFNSFEQVDAGTTRKYGGTGLGLAISRRLAEIMGGQLTAASVENKGSTFTLTLPVEVAEAAIPEPKRRAVTSGSLAGKIILAADDHAVNRRILALLLEPHGCNLVLVENGAEAVEAAASQRFDAILMDMQMPVMDGLEASAQIRRSDLNRSTPLIALTANAMDVHRAVWDATGVYAFLTKPIDPVLLAQTLAEACASVEDEAPEHNAA
- a CDS encoding autotransporter assembly complex family protein; translation: MCRHRYALCLSAVLVTACGWLGGVDDAHADPRAQVRGDLPADLRTRLVQAIGAVDDAPGNRFEARRRARGAMESAEALLRSEGYYQSILEDIVEGEDAPVAIVSVRPGPRFVLAPATIQWVAPEPEPEVIQTARTDIGLTPGDPGRAAEVVAAEGRIIASLTREGYPDAATRPRRVVVDHAAMTVQPTFNISSGALVRLDGVRVETRGPTNPEWVANLAPWSAGQRYDPELVGELERRLLETGVYDGVAVALTGPDQTTPDGNRPIVVTLTDRPRRILEAGATFSTAEGSGVEGLWTWYNRFGRADTLRFQARIANVDSRIGADLSLPHWRAPGQTLALSAAVVNEDTDAYIRTAGVLSADLRQRLGKTSWYSYGVGLDFGRYDEGRFDPVTRLPVSLDRDLALFTGRISAYIDQSNDPLNPANGWRLTVNIQPTAVAGEDTILFLRSEAQITGYRPLDPRNRTVLAGRMRLGSILGGSELSAPSDRLFFSGGGGSVRGYEYQGVGPRLPDNTPRGGISLFEVSAEVRRDLGRNFGAVAFIDAGSIGFDETPDFSNLRYSVGVGGRYTLSFGPIRADIAIPLDKREGDASFQVYVSIGQAF